The Winogradskyella schleiferi genome has a window encoding:
- a CDS encoding DUF6090 family protein: MIKFFRKIRQRMLTENKFSKYLLYAIGEIVLVVIGILIALSINNWNEQDKLKTEEIKFLKNFKQSLIADIEFNNFRFDKYEQTKESISILINHMEQDLPYQDSLKYHFGRITNTWTPKINTEVFEALKSKDLNLISNDVLRDKLISYYSWSNNVLDAQINTYVQRIEDASSTIFNTRFNALWNGNYQKYRVTENYDDLKLEMIPNNYNELKKDKVFMYFLGSLKNQFFWDIEVVQNEINPKINDLIISIDSQLKALEK, from the coding sequence ATGATAAAATTCTTTAGAAAAATTAGACAAAGAATGCTGACTGAAAATAAATTCAGTAAATATCTGCTTTATGCTATTGGAGAAATTGTGCTAGTTGTTATTGGAATTTTGATTGCGCTTTCAATTAATAATTGGAATGAACAAGATAAATTAAAAACGGAAGAAATAAAGTTTCTAAAAAACTTCAAACAAAGTCTAATTGCGGATATTGAATTTAATAATTTCAGATTTGATAAGTATGAGCAAACTAAAGAATCTATTTCGATTTTGATAAATCATATGGAACAAGATTTGCCATATCAAGATTCCTTAAAATACCACTTTGGAAGAATTACAAATACTTGGACACCTAAAATAAATACAGAAGTCTTCGAAGCCTTAAAATCAAAAGACTTAAATCTAATATCTAATGATGTCTTAAGAGATAAATTAATCAGTTATTATTCTTGGTCCAACAATGTATTAGACGCACAAATTAATACATACGTTCAAAGAATAGAAGATGCAAGTTCAACTATTTTCAATACACGATTTAATGCTCTATGGAATGGTAACTACCAAAAATATCGAGTTACTGAAAACTATGACGATTTGAAACTTGAAATGATACCGAATAACTATAATGAACTTAAAAAGGATAAAGTGTTTATGTATTTCCTTGGAAGTCTTAAAAACCAATTTTTTTGGGATATAGAAGTAGTTCAAAACGAAATTAATCCGAAGATTAATGACTTAATAATTTCAATTGACTCTCAATTGAAAGCTTTAGAAAAATAA